From one Deltaproteobacteria bacterium genomic stretch:
- a CDS encoding tetratricopeptide repeat protein, with protein sequence LADGRLAAAREILQGMLRQQDVPDDLREELLFMVADILMQEGRSDLSANFSKILAAYEAAKNYDPPSERLPEALANIGYLHLAVGNVPEARGYFDYLRRRFPEDPRVPMIDYYWGEHYAAQGAVQKAADHFQYVLQNHPKSAAAEPSAVGLLKCLGDLGYADKAYESARRIEKQWPGVHLRYPGFLMAAGNAALATGDLDKARDYFWTYYNVYPQSFDADMALVRIGDIFVKTGQHGAARDTFHKAAQEYPDKEGGLIAQMRLAEEGLLAPTADFVGPLPRRPALDPEAVYGRILENPDGSLAPVARLKLAMWYLWNKRYEPALREAARFAADYPDHDLSDKNGAVQGRAIREWILASHAAGDFPTVLRAWDEHGHLLENGGLEPGVRLAVATAMLENDQTDRGLDMAKPLIQAKPRNGFSEPALDLVLSNLVGLKRWRDVIDVVREASAWNLPPDRQRELDYAAGLAHENLDEHRDSQKFWAKLATDMGVPDAQRSYALYFLARQAMSSGDVERAGILAQDALNLLVKEKTDIPKIKDCLDMLIRAAEASGRDQDALSWVLQYDEYIPEADPGWPAFAYRKALLYKKLGDRDKWREIATDLIAKKPDTLYSRMAASELEAQRLEQETQRFR encoded by the coding sequence CCCTGGCCGACGGGCGGCTGGCGGCGGCGCGGGAAATTCTGCAAGGCATGCTGCGCCAACAGGACGTGCCCGATGATCTGCGGGAAGAGCTCCTGTTCATGGTTGCCGATATTTTGATGCAGGAGGGCCGGTCGGATTTGTCCGCCAATTTTTCCAAGATCCTGGCCGCGTACGAGGCCGCCAAGAATTACGACCCGCCTTCGGAGCGGCTGCCCGAAGCCCTGGCCAATATCGGCTATCTTCATCTGGCCGTGGGCAACGTGCCCGAGGCCAGGGGATATTTTGATTATTTGCGGCGGCGATTTCCCGAGGATCCCCGCGTGCCCATGATCGATTATTATTGGGGCGAGCACTATGCCGCCCAAGGCGCCGTGCAAAAGGCGGCGGACCATTTTCAGTACGTGTTGCAAAATCATCCGAAAAGCGCGGCGGCCGAGCCCAGCGCCGTGGGCTTGCTCAAGTGCCTGGGGGATTTGGGGTATGCCGACAAGGCGTATGAATCGGCCAGGCGCATTGAAAAACAGTGGCCTGGAGTGCACCTGCGCTATCCCGGTTTTCTCATGGCCGCTGGCAACGCGGCCCTGGCGACCGGGGACCTGGACAAGGCCAGGGATTATTTCTGGACCTACTACAATGTGTATCCCCAAAGTTTCGACGCGGACATGGCCCTGGTCCGTATTGGCGACATCTTTGTCAAAACCGGCCAGCACGGCGCGGCCCGGGACACGTTCCACAAGGCGGCCCAGGAGTATCCGGACAAGGAAGGCGGGCTCATCGCCCAGATGCGTCTGGCCGAGGAAGGGCTGCTCGCGCCCACGGCGGACTTTGTCGGCCCTCTTCCCCGGCGCCCCGCCTTGGATCCGGAAGCCGTTTATGGCCGTATCCTGGAAAATCCGGACGGCAGTCTGGCCCCCGTGGCCAGGCTCAAGCTGGCCATGTGGTATCTGTGGAACAAGCGTTACGAGCCGGCCTTGCGGGAAGCGGCCCGCTTCGCGGCGGATTATCCCGACCATGATTTGTCGGACAAGAACGGCGCGGTGCAGGGCAGAGCCATCCGTGAATGGATTCTGGCCAGCCATGCCGCCGGGGATTTTCCAACCGTGCTGCGCGCCTGGGACGAGCACGGACATCTGTTGGAAAACGGCGGCTTGGAGCCCGGGGTCCGGCTGGCCGTGGCCACGGCCATGCTGGAGAACGACCAGACGGACAGGGGTCTGGACATGGCCAAACCCTTGATCCAGGCCAAGCCCCGGAACGGTTTTTCCGAGCCCGCCCTTGATCTGGTGCTGTCCAACTTGGTCGGACTGAAACGCTGGCGGGACGTGATCGACGTGGTCCGCGAGGCGTCAGCCTGGAACCTGCCGCCGGACAGGCAGCGCGAGCTGGATTATGCCGCCGGACTGGCCCACGAAAATCTGGACGAGCATCGCGACAGCCAGAAATTTTGGGCCAAGCTGGCCACGGACATGGGCGTGCCCGACGCCCAGCGGTCCTATGCCTTGTATTTTCTGGCGCGACAGGCCATGTCCTCGGGCGACGTGGAACGGGCCGGAATCCTGGCCCAGGACGCGTTGAACCTGCTGGTCAAGGAAAAGACGGACATTCCCAAGATCAAGGACTGTCTGGACATGCTGATCCGGGCCGCCGAGGCGTCGGGTCGCGATCAGGATGCCTTGTCCTGGGTGTTGCAGTATGATGAATATATTCCCGAGGCCGATCCGGGGTGGCCCGCCTTCGCGT